A window from Shewanella livingstonensis encodes these proteins:
- a CDS encoding FAD:protein FMN transferase — protein MTVNSIKLLLLPAFLLLVSACSTPEPIISLSGSTMGTTYHIKVVINDKLPEAQLLQAEIDMALEVVNDQMSTYRSDSELSKFNQLQVQQSVNVSADTIKVIEEGIRLYHETDGALDITLGPVVNLWGFGPDKRPTTIPTQAQIDAAKAKMGIKELTINGLMLTKHNADLYVDLSSIAKGFGVDKIASILNKYQVSGYLVEIGGELNIKGTKADNTPWRVAVEQPTSAGQAVQQVIEPGTMSLATSGDYRNFYQENGERFSHLIDPRNGYPIKHQLASATVLHSSCMTADGYATAMMVLGTQASLALAKEKNLAIMLIEKQEQGYQVYYSDAFKSYVK, from the coding sequence ATGACTGTAAATTCAATCAAGTTACTGCTATTACCAGCGTTTTTGCTACTGGTGAGCGCATGTAGCACACCAGAACCGATTATTTCATTATCTGGCAGTACCATGGGTACAACTTACCATATTAAAGTAGTCATTAATGATAAGCTGCCAGAAGCGCAATTACTGCAAGCAGAAATTGATATGGCATTGGAAGTGGTTAACGATCAGATGTCGACTTATCGTTCGGACTCTGAATTGTCTAAGTTTAATCAATTACAAGTACAACAAAGCGTTAACGTATCAGCTGATACGATTAAAGTGATTGAAGAAGGTATACGCCTTTATCATGAAACCGATGGTGCATTAGATATCACCTTAGGACCGGTAGTTAACTTATGGGGTTTTGGTCCCGATAAACGGCCAACTACAATTCCGACTCAGGCCCAAATTGATGCAGCAAAAGCAAAAATGGGTATCAAGGAATTGACCATAAATGGCTTAATGCTAACTAAGCACAATGCCGATTTGTATGTTGATTTATCTTCAATAGCAAAAGGTTTTGGGGTTGATAAAATTGCTTCTATATTAAACAAATATCAGGTATCTGGATACTTAGTCGAAATTGGCGGTGAGCTTAATATTAAAGGCACCAAGGCCGACAATACACCATGGCGAGTTGCGGTTGAACAACCGACTAGTGCAGGACAAGCAGTACAGCAAGTGATTGAACCTGGCACCATGTCATTAGCAACATCGGGTGATTATCGTAACTTTTATCAAGAAAATGGTGAACGTTTTTCACATTTAATCGATCCTCGTAACGGTTATCCGATAAAGCATCAATTAGCCTCAGCAACCGTGTTACACTCTAGTTGTATGACTGCTGATGGATATGCAACGGCCATGATGGTGTTAGGTACGCAAGCTTCATTGGCGCTTGCTAAAGAGAAAAACTTAGCAATAATGTTGATTGAGAAGCAAGAGCAGGGATATCAGGTCTATTACAGCGATGCGTTTAAATCGTATGTGAAGTAG
- the nqrM gene encoding (Na+)-NQR maturation NqrM yields the protein MSTFIAAFVVLLLFFLLMSIGYIVKKKAVEGSCGGLGVLGIEKACDCDDPCDKRKRRMEKEQARNELLNQNRII from the coding sequence ATGAGCACATTTATTGCAGCGTTTGTAGTGTTGTTATTGTTCTTTTTGTTAATGTCTATCGGCTATATTGTAAAAAAGAAAGCGGTAGAAGGCAGTTGTGGTGGCTTAGGTGTATTAGGTATTGAGAAAGCCTGTGACTGTGATGATCCATGTGATAAACGTAAACGTCGCATGGAAAAAGAGCAAGCCAGGAATGAGCTGCTTAATCAAAATCGCATAATTTAG
- the bfr gene encoding bacterioferritin has protein sequence MKGHPKVISQLNRVLTCELTAINQYFLHARMFKHWGLDKLNEKEYKKSIEDMKHADKLIERVLFLEGLPNLQQLDKLRIGEHAEEMLSCDMAAITEQIAVLREAIKVCETEQDYVSRDLFEDLLEDEEEHLDWIESQQELITQTGIQNYLQSQIND, from the coding sequence ATGAAAGGTCATCCTAAAGTCATCAGCCAACTCAATCGAGTACTTACCTGCGAGCTTACCGCCATTAATCAATATTTTTTACATGCCCGCATGTTTAAACATTGGGGATTGGACAAGCTTAATGAGAAAGAATACAAAAAATCGATTGAAGACATGAAGCATGCTGACAAATTGATCGAACGAGTATTGTTTCTTGAAGGTTTACCTAACTTACAACAGTTAGATAAATTGCGTATTGGTGAGCATGCCGAAGAAATGCTTAGCTGCGATATGGCTGCAATAACGGAACAAATTGCTGTTTTACGCGAAGCTATAAAGGTGTGCGAAACCGAACAAGATTATGTTAGCCGCGATTTATTTGAAGACTTACTTGAAGATGAAGAAGAGCATTTAGATTGGATTGAGTCGCAGCAAGAGCTTATCACTCAAACTGGTATTCAAAATTATCTTCAATCACAAATTAACGACTAA
- the bfr gene encoding bacterioferritin, producing the protein MKGHPEVIDALNSLLTGELSAMDQYFVHAHMYEDWGFNELYTRILHESDDEKLHAAKLIQRILFLEGTPDVASREALNIGKDVQQMLQNDLAYEYHVADHLRKVIALCEEKADYQSREILEVLLDDTESDHMYWLEKQLGLIERIGLQNYLQTKM; encoded by the coding sequence ATGAAAGGTCATCCAGAAGTCATCGATGCACTAAACAGTTTATTAACAGGTGAATTATCTGCTATGGATCAATATTTTGTCCATGCCCACATGTATGAAGATTGGGGGTTTAATGAGCTTTATACCCGTATTTTACATGAATCAGACGACGAAAAGTTACATGCTGCTAAATTAATTCAACGCATTTTATTTTTAGAAGGCACTCCCGATGTTGCTAGCCGTGAAGCGCTCAATATTGGTAAAGACGTGCAACAAATGCTGCAAAATGACCTTGCATACGAATATCATGTAGCAGATCATTTGCGTAAAGTTATCGCGCTATGTGAAGAGAAAGCTGATTACCAAAGCCGCGAAATTTTAGAAGTGTTATTAGATGATACTGAATCTGACCACATGTACTGGTTAGAGAAGCAACTCGGTCTTATTGAACGTATTGGTTTACAAAACTATTTACAGACCAAAATGTAA
- a CDS encoding ankyrin repeat domain-containing protein translates to MKLKLLIGCAFTIIIMYSLGAIYSLENSRVEDVVLCSVEDNTHYIPNSFCEFYLFNFRLTKQDLGDLQSVGGIAFLFGISNQKKRYVYLDKFIDNGASVNTKSKIDGLPPLHAAILLNDKKLVEYLLSKGSDPQLLDSQLRLNAYDFVLLLKTKNDSINRIEVIRMLSTINL, encoded by the coding sequence ATGAAACTTAAGTTACTAATTGGATGCGCTTTTACTATTATTATTATGTATTCATTAGGTGCTATTTATTCTCTTGAAAATAGCCGTGTTGAAGATGTTGTATTATGCAGTGTCGAAGATAATACGCATTACATACCAAATTCGTTCTGTGAATTTTATTTGTTTAATTTTAGATTAACGAAACAAGACTTAGGTGATCTTCAGTCTGTAGGTGGTATAGCATTTTTATTTGGTATTTCTAATCAGAAAAAAAGATATGTTTATTTAGATAAATTTATCGACAATGGTGCCTCCGTTAATACTAAAAGTAAGATTGATGGACTACCGCCTCTTCATGCCGCAATCTTACTCAATGATAAAAAATTAGTTGAATACTTACTGAGCAAAGGCAGTGACCCTCAACTGCTAGATAGTCAATTACGGTTAAATGCTTATGATTTTGTACTGCTTTTGAAAACAAAGAATGACTCAATAAATCGAATTGAAGTCATAAGAATGTTGTCTACAATCAATTTATAA
- the dinB gene encoding DNA polymerase IV, translated as MRKIIHIDMDCYYAAVEMRDFPELRGKAIAVGGRSDRRGVISTCSYEARKFGVRSAMSSYQALQLCPQLILVPGRMEVYKSVSLQIREIFHRYTDLVEPLSLDEAYLDVSDCQAHQGSATLIAKAIRNDIFEVTGLTASAGIAPIKFLAKIASDLNKPNGQYVITPNQISDFVKDLPLNKIPGVGKVTSKKLADIGLTTCYDVQQYPKVQLIEAFGKFGHVLIERSQGIDLRQISPHRVRKSVGVETTLAKDIFTLEQCHQVLPQLIQELSARVYRSAKDRQIHKQVVKLKFNDFKQTTIEHRSDDISINLFHELLQQALQRSQGRGIRLLGVSVGLADVTLATTENGADQITQLDLQF; from the coding sequence ATGCGTAAAATCATTCACATCGATATGGATTGCTATTATGCTGCTGTTGAAATGCGAGATTTTCCTGAATTACGAGGAAAAGCTATCGCTGTTGGCGGCAGAAGCGATCGTCGCGGTGTGATAAGCACCTGCAGTTATGAAGCTCGCAAATTTGGCGTGCGCAGTGCTATGTCCAGTTACCAAGCGTTGCAGTTATGTCCGCAGCTCATTTTAGTGCCTGGTCGTATGGAAGTGTACAAATCGGTATCCCTGCAAATTCGTGAGATCTTTCATCGATACACCGATCTGGTTGAGCCATTATCATTAGACGAAGCTTACCTAGATGTAAGCGATTGCCAAGCTCATCAAGGCAGCGCCACATTAATCGCTAAAGCTATCCGCAATGATATTTTTGAGGTCACTGGATTAACGGCTTCAGCCGGTATTGCACCGATTAAGTTTTTGGCCAAAATAGCCTCTGATTTAAATAAACCTAACGGTCAATATGTTATCACCCCAAATCAAATTAGCGATTTTGTTAAAGATTTACCGCTGAACAAAATTCCGGGTGTAGGCAAGGTTACCTCAAAAAAGTTAGCTGATATTGGCTTAACTACGTGTTATGACGTACAACAATATCCTAAAGTACAATTAATTGAGGCTTTCGGTAAATTTGGTCATGTATTGATTGAGCGATCGCAAGGTATCGATTTAAGGCAAATTAGCCCACATCGAGTGCGTAAGTCTGTTGGGGTTGAAACCACCTTAGCTAAAGATATTTTCACCCTAGAACAATGTCATCAAGTGTTACCACAGCTTATCCAAGAGCTCAGTGCTCGGGTGTATCGCAGCGCTAAAGACCGCCAGATCCACAAGCAAGTTGTTAAGCTTAAATTTAATGATTTTAAACAAACCACCATCGAGCACCGTAGTGATGATATTTCGATTAACTTGTTTCATGAGTTGTTGCAACAAGCGTTGCAGCGTAGCCAAGGGCGAGGTATTCGTTTATTGGGGGTGAGCGTTGGCTTAGCAGATGTGACGCTAGCAACGACAGAGAATGGTGCCGATCAAATCACTCAGCTTGATTTACAGTTTTAA
- a CDS encoding aminoacyl-histidine dipeptidase: MTALTQLYPQPLWQWFEQICAIPHPSKHEQALSLHIQQWAKAQGLSVVEDKVGNLIIRKPATPGMENCKIVVLQAHIDMVPQKNADKVHNFETDPIEAYVDGDWVKARGTTLGSDNGIGMSSALAVLGSKDIKHGPLEVLLTIDEEAGMTGAFGLEAGYLDADILINTDSEQEGEIYMGCAGGVDAQISVPMSWQAPEHSNTSFSLTMSGLKGGHSGVNIHLGRGNANKLLARFLFKYSDELALELVNFSGGSLRNAIPREANVQFMLPPENVDALKQAIESFQALVREELAVADPTMLLSLVTIDAPTKVMGEEAQNTLIDLLHACPNGVMRMSDEVEGVTETSLNIGVISTEDESVEVLCLIRSLIDSGREEVTGMLTALSNLSGASIDLSGAYPGWKPDTSSPVMAIVRDTYNDIYKKDPTVMVIHAGLECGLFKEPYPLMDMVSIGPTIRYPHSPDEMVNITTVGQYWELLLAVLERIPAKEA, translated from the coding sequence GTGACTGCATTAACTCAATTATATCCTCAGCCTCTTTGGCAATGGTTTGAACAAATTTGTGCTATTCCGCATCCATCAAAACATGAACAAGCATTATCGCTGCACATTCAACAATGGGCTAAAGCACAAGGCCTTAGTGTTGTTGAAGACAAAGTAGGTAATTTAATCATCCGTAAGCCTGCAACGCCAGGAATGGAAAACTGTAAAATAGTGGTATTACAAGCACACATCGATATGGTGCCACAAAAAAATGCCGATAAAGTGCACAATTTTGAAACAGACCCAATAGAAGCCTATGTAGACGGTGATTGGGTTAAAGCTAGAGGAACAACCTTAGGTTCTGATAACGGCATTGGAATGTCTTCAGCACTGGCCGTTTTAGGCAGTAAAGATATTAAACACGGACCTCTCGAAGTGCTGCTCACAATCGATGAAGAAGCCGGCATGACAGGGGCTTTTGGTTTAGAAGCGGGCTACCTTGATGCTGACATCTTAATCAACACCGACTCAGAGCAAGAAGGCGAAATTTACATGGGTTGTGCTGGCGGCGTAGATGCACAAATCAGCGTTCCTATGTCTTGGCAAGCTCCTGAACACAGCAATACCAGCTTTTCTCTGACCATGTCAGGCTTAAAAGGCGGTCACTCTGGGGTAAATATTCATTTGGGCCGCGGCAATGCTAATAAGTTATTAGCACGCTTTTTGTTTAAATACAGTGATGAGTTAGCCCTTGAGTTAGTCAACTTTAGCGGTGGATCATTGCGTAACGCTATTCCACGTGAAGCTAATGTACAATTTATGCTACCGCCAGAAAATGTAGACGCACTAAAACAAGCTATTGAATCATTCCAAGCTCTCGTGCGTGAAGAGTTAGCGGTTGCTGATCCAACTATGCTACTAAGCTTGGTCACTATTGATGCGCCAACCAAAGTGATGGGCGAAGAGGCACAAAATACCTTAATAGACTTATTACATGCTTGTCCTAACGGCGTAATGCGCATGAGTGATGAAGTGGAAGGTGTGACTGAAACATCACTTAATATCGGCGTTATTAGTACCGAAGATGAAAGCGTTGAAGTCTTGTGTCTTATCCGTTCGTTAATCGATTCTGGTCGTGAGGAAGTCACCGGAATGCTAACCGCACTATCAAATTTATCGGGAGCTAGCATTGATTTAAGCGGTGCTTATCCAGGTTGGAAACCAGATACTAGCTCTCCAGTAATGGCAATTGTGCGTGACACTTATAACGATATTTATAAAAAAGATCCTACCGTTATGGTTATTCATGCGGGTCTTGAATGTGGTCTATTTAAAGAACCTTATCCATTGATGGACATGGTATCAATTGGACCTACCATTCGTTATCCGCACAGCCCAGATGAAATGGTCAACATCACCACTGTTGGACAGTACTGGGAATTACTACTTGCAGTACTAGAACGTATTCCGGCTAAAGAAGCGTAA